CGAATAGTTATGAGGAGTTGTTGTAGTAGTAGAGATAGAGATCGAATCAGCGATTTGCCGGATGAGATTCTTGGCAAAATCCTGTCATTAGTTCCGACAAAGGTAGCTGCTTCGACATCGGTTCTGTCCAAGAGATGGAGGATGAGTAATCTGCTGGTTCATGTAGACACGCTTAGCTTTGATGAGTCCATGGTTGTGTATCCCAACGAAGAAGCAGTCAGTGGTTCTTCAGACCGCTTTTTAGAATTCCTAGACAAGACGTTAAGAAACTGTCCCACCAAGACGATCAAGAAGTTCTCTCTGAGTCATCGAGGAGGCCGTTCCACTAAGTCCCCTGCTGTCTACGCTTGGATCTTGAGTgcaatggaggaagaagaaagtttATTGGAACAAGTACGCTTGGAATGCACCAGAATTGAAGTTAGTTTAGAGAGAAAGTTGTTAACGAGCAACACACTTGTTAAGCTCACTCTATCCCGTGAATATTGTCTTGAAGTCGACCGTGTGTACTTCCCTGCCCTCAAATCACTTTCTCTCTTAACTGTTGGAGGCCTTGATTATAACAACTATCGCCGCCTCATCAAAGGCTGCCCTGTCCTCGAAGAATTATTCATAACTGACATCGGTGCTGATGCTGTTGATCCTTATCCTCCATGTTGCACAGCCTCTGTCAAAAGTGCTTCCATCAAACGACTTGTGGTCTCTGTCGATATGCCCTATGGTGGTCCTCGTAACGAACATTC
The DNA window shown above is from Brassica oleracea var. oleracea cultivar TO1000 unplaced genomic scaffold, BOL UnpScaffold05832, whole genome shotgun sequence and carries:
- the LOC106322071 gene encoding F-box/LRR-repeat protein At1g48400-like (The sequence of the model RefSeq protein was modified relative to this genomic sequence to represent the inferred CDS: added 316 bases not found in genome assembly), which codes for MRSCCSSRDRDRISDLPDEILGKILSLVPTKVAASTSVLSKRWRMSNLLVHVDTLSFDESMVVYPNEEAVSGSSDRFLEFLDKTLRNCPTKTIKKFSLSHRGGRSTKSPAVYAWILSAMEEEESLLEQVRLECTRIEVSLERKLLTSNTLVKLTLSREYCLEVDRVYFPALKSLSLLTVGGLDYNNYRRLIKGCPVLEELFITDIGADAVDPYPPCCTASVKSASIKRLVVSVDMPYGGPRNEHSFRDLHYQSYVKAPSLVYLDYSSHVFMNYRFLDLDSLLQVRLNLKLWDHHKPIYGDVTNLAAGITNITTLHLSPDSLEAFHFCCKSMPVFKNLLNLSIQSNKKKGWQVMPLLLNSCPNLHTLVFKVI